TAACAAAAGAGAACACCCTGGTATGTGTTCTTCATGCCTTTCTCCATTACAGCCTGATTCCTTCACACTTTTTTATTAATGGTGGAAACTCTTTACCATACAAGTAATGCAGAGAATAGTCTTATAAAACCCAGGTACCAGCTCCAATAATTACTGACATATGACGAATATTTTTTACCTTGTCTGccgttttttattcttttttggtaGAGTTTTTGGAACCTAATCCAAGGCATCATACCaattaatcttaaaatatttcatgatgGAGATATCAATTTGTGCATGTTTACCATATCATGTCACACCTAggaacattaataataatatcccagaaagcaGGTTGTCAAATGGCCTTTTCAATTTGACCCGTCCCCATAACCCTAACATTCTCTATTGCAAGACACACTGGTGGTTTCAGTTGTTGACATTGTAGACCAAACTGCGATGACGGTCCTCATAACTGACCCATAGCCCCTCCCATCCCATAAGGTTCTCAGCCTGCCTTCTGCCTGGAACCTCATCACACGGGTCCCTGCAGGGCCCGGAAGGTCAGGTACTTCTACAACGCCAAGTCCGGGCACTGCGACATGTTTATATACAGCGGCTGCCGAGGGAAGAACAACTTCCTGACGCCAGAGGACTGCATGAAGACCTGCGGTGGTCCTGTGGTGACCCACGGGTAAGGAAGGGGGCaggacagggtgggaggggaagggctgAGAAAAAGAGATGGTGCTCAGGGGGCCACCCACCATTCACACCTGCACAGTGTCTTTCCTCCTCGCTGCCTCCCAGGACAAGTGGCTGCAGTGTCCTGTGAAACCACACCCTGAGCACATCCTCCACAGGCCAGCTTGGCAGAAGGTCACCCCTAGAAGCCCCGTCATGAGAATCTGAGCTTCCTCACATGCTCCCCTTTTCTCAGATGGGAACACTGAGTCAGCCACCCTACAGAGCATGTCCGAAGTTCTCCTGAGCTCCCCACCTAGGCTTGAAAAACTCACTTCCTTCTTCTTGGTCATTGTGGTCCTGGGTGGACTGTGGTTGCATATTTCTGGGAAAGTCTAGGATCTGTCAAGGTCAGCGGTGTCCAGGTCTGGGGCTTCAGAGATGTCAATCAgcaagttcctttctttttgcagAGGACCTGCGAACTGTACCACCCCGAAACCCTGAAGTCAAGGAGGAGCCACGCGGGGCTGGGCTGTGGCTGCTTCTGAAACAGTGTGGTCTCTTCTGAGTCCGTGTCAACCCCACCCTCCTCAACAgagccctgcctctctccttcccccatggTTCTACTTGCCTTAGTTCTGTCTCATGCAGTGGATTCGAAGCACCATGAGAGCAAGTCTTCCCTTTATCCCTAGCACTTAGCACGGGTCCTGGCATAGAGGAGATGGTCCATAATTatttaaggaaggaaggagtgaatgCAAGAGCACATTCCTCATGTCAGGATTCTTGTCTCAAGCCACATCCTCACTGCATCCTCACcttcatcccccaccccaccatcaCTGCTCTCCTTGTGGGTGGCCAAGGTGGAAATTCTGGCATCCAGTTCTCAGTATCAGTGGTGGCAGAGGTCTTTTCAATAAAGAAGCCCCTTTCCCTCGCAGTGATGTTGTACATTTTCCTTCTGTCGCTTCAAACAGTCTGGCTTATATTccaataaattcaaattaaactaACTGGAGTGGATTCTGCGGTTTGCCCCTAAGAACCTTCACCACTAGGGTCCACGGAGATGCGGGTCCTTCGCACTCTTCTGCAGAGCAGCCGGCACCTCCCCTTTTCCTGTCCTCACACTGGGCCCTGCCAGGTATAGGAAGCACCCCCATTACAGCAGCATCTACCTCTGAGTGGCCACCCCAAGCGACACTAAAACCCGGGTGAGAGACACCTCAGCATGAAAgcttctttctttacttcttggGCCAGGTCAAATCTGGGTGTAGAGGTTGCTCTCCTGGACTctcagaagaacaaagaaaggagTATGGGACTAAGTTGTCCATTTGCAGTAGGAATccccttgcctgaggtcacacgtGGGGAGGGGGCTTCTTACTTCAGTTAAAGAAGGGCAACTGCCCTTTCAGTGTGCCTGGCTCTGTGTTAACATTTTGCCTGCATTCTTCTATTAATCATCCTAAGAATCCTTCAAGGGCGGAAGCAGTGACACGGAGATGTCACTTAGCTGCCGTATGAGTTTTGTAACACAGCAGGTCCCACCTCTCCCAAATAGAGCGACTTTGACAATGTTTTCACGCTCCTGCCTCTGGGAAGATGTGGGCCGCAGGCACCTTTGGAGAACCGAGAGTATCTGCTTCactgcagatgaggaaagggagGCACGGGGACCACAGCAAGCATAGTATTCAAATAAACAAGGACGCAGATGGCGCTGATTCTGTTACTCACTTCCTTATAGTCTTGGCCAAATTTCCCAACATCTCTGAGCTTTActttctttaattataaaataaggataatgctTGTACTTTTTAACTAGCCAGAGACATCTCTagcttgtacttttttttttttttggcggtacgcgggcctctcactgttgtggcctcgttgcggagcacagctccacacgcgcaggctcagtggccatggctcacgggcccagcctctccgcggcatgtgggatcttcccggaccggggcacgtacccgcgtcccctgcatcggcaggcggactctcaaccactgcgccaccagggaagccctagcttctACTTTTTAACTAGCCAGAGACACCTAGAAACACTCCCTTTCCTAGTTGGACTAGTTGGGTTTATTACTCACTGCAGCAAGGAATAAGAATCACCTTGGAAGACAATATGATATCTCATTAAGAGAATGTTAGATAGAACTATAGGATGCGGGCTTGTGTTAGGTGATTTGGTTGGCGGGGGTGTGTGTTTCAGGAAGCTGACTCTGCTCTGGATGGATGCTCTCAGGAAGTGGGGCATTTCTCTGAATGGGTATCTTAACTCTAAGAAGGGAAGACTAGCTAGAGGTTACAGCTGTACTTGGTAAAGACGTAGCAGTCACTCAATACAGGGGGATGCTTGGATATTTTGGTGGTTTGTATAATTTACCTCTTTTTGTTTGTGTTCAAACATCATTACCGAATgtcctatttttgttttgttccatcATGCACACAGAATGACCTTGTCAGATGTTGAAGGTTTCTGAAATAGTTCTGTTGAGTAGGAGAACATAAGGCGCACTGTGATGTCAGGTCAGGTCTTAGAACTCAGAGGctgcatttctctttctctatcaATCTCATAAAGTTGTGAGGACAGTTAAAAAGATATgatatttgttaaatgctttGTACAAGTATTGGCAGAGTAACCTTTTAGTGAATGTGTAATCAGATAACGGTAAGAGTActactataaatatatttatttaataattattaatttatagCAGTGAATGGGGAAATGACTTGGTATTCATGAAAAGAGATTGGCTTCAGTAACTCACTAtgttgctgtgtgatcttgggcaagtcacttcacctctctgagccacagattctttctctgtaaaaGAGGATGATGGTATGTGCCTTAAGAAATCCCCAGGTTTGGGCCCTTTTGAGGACCATGTTGATTAGGCTGCTAAAGTTCTCTTCACACCACTTACAAAAGCAAATTTTCTAGAAGCACATAGAGGTTTAGTTTCCTTGGTTCCTGACTGCTTTTTAAATGTGCTGTCGACTGTAGTAAAGGAACAAATAGCATTGATTGCTGAAGTGTCCCCTTCTAGAAGTCCACCCTCATGAAGTTCTCCCAGTGCCAGAGGAGAGCCACAGTCTC
The sequence above is a segment of the Orcinus orca chromosome 16, mOrcOrc1.1, whole genome shotgun sequence genome. Coding sequences within it:
- the LOC125961409 gene encoding serum basic protease inhibitor-like, producing the protein MSRLCLSIALLLLLGTLVAGIPGTLVAGIPGGKTSNRTEGETSNQVKGSQPAFCLEPHHTGPCRARKVRYFYNAKSGHCDMFIYSGCRGKNNFLTPEDCMKTCGGPVVTHG